From a single Collibacillus ludicampi genomic region:
- a CDS encoding DNA-methyltransferase produces MQVNTIDQVIEQDFAIYNGDCVEITRGLPDNSIHYSIFSPPFASLYTYSNSDRDMGNCRNDEEFFEHFRFLVRELYRVMIPGRLVSFHCMNLPTSKAHHGYIGIRDFRGDLIRAFEAEGFIYHSEVCIWKDPVVAQQRTKALGLLHKQVVKDSAMSRQGIPDYLVTMRKPGINPEPISGEFEEFIGEGLDVSREAYERHAAEVRAAGKEPWPFEMWRSVFIWQKYASPVWMDINSNNTLQYRSARDEKDEKHICPLQLDVIARGVELWSNPGDVVFSPFAGIGSEGYQAIKMGRRFIGIELKESYYRIAVNNLRMAVDEAFEELLG; encoded by the coding sequence ATGCAAGTAAACACGATCGACCAAGTCATTGAACAGGATTTCGCGATATACAACGGTGACTGCGTGGAGATCACACGCGGTCTACCGGACAATAGCATTCATTACAGCATCTTTTCTCCACCGTTCGCTTCGCTTTATACCTACAGCAATAGCGACCGAGACATGGGGAACTGCCGGAATGACGAGGAGTTTTTCGAGCATTTTCGCTTCTTGGTTCGCGAACTGTACAGGGTGATGATCCCGGGGCGGTTGGTCAGCTTCCATTGCATGAATTTACCAACATCGAAAGCCCATCACGGTTACATCGGAATCCGGGACTTTAGAGGCGATTTAATCCGCGCGTTCGAGGCAGAGGGATTCATCTACCATAGCGAGGTTTGCATCTGGAAGGATCCGGTCGTCGCTCAGCAACGGACCAAAGCACTCGGTCTGCTCCATAAACAAGTTGTCAAGGACAGCGCGATGAGTCGACAGGGCATTCCGGATTATCTTGTCACCATGCGTAAACCTGGCATCAATCCGGAGCCGATTTCGGGGGAGTTCGAGGAGTTTATAGGCGAAGGACTAGACGTAAGCCGAGAGGCGTATGAAAGGCACGCGGCCGAGGTCCGGGCTGCCGGAAAGGAGCCATGGCCGTTTGAAATGTGGCGCTCCGTTTTCATCTGGCAGAAATATGCGTCGCCCGTTTGGATGGACATTAACTCAAACAACACGCTCCAGTACCGATCCGCGCGTGATGAGAAGGATGAAAAACATATCTGCCCGCTGCAGCTCGACGTGATCGCTCGCGGCGTGGAACTCTGGAGCAATCCAGGTGATGTCGTATTCTCGCCATTTGCCGGCATTGGTTCAGAAGGTTACCAGGCAATTAAAATGGGGCGCCGGTTTATAGGGATCGAGCTCAAGGAGAGCTATTACCGGATCGCTGTGAACAACCTTCGGATGGCGGTGGATGAAGCATTTGAAGAGCTACTGGGGTGA